The Acutalibacter muris genomic sequence TGCAGCTTCAATTATTTCATTTTCCGTAGCTTCCGGCTTACCAAATTTTATATTGTTCAGAATGGTATCATTAAACAAATATACCGATTGAAATACCATGCTAATATTAGAAAGTAAACTATCGCAACTAAACTCTTTCACGTTATGACCACCAATTATGACAGCTCCGTTATTTACGTCATAAAAACGGGTAATCAAATTACAAATCGTAGATTTTCCGCTTCCCGATGAACCAACGATGGCGGTAGTGGTATTTTGAGGAATTTGGAAAGAAACCTGATGTAAAATTTCTTTTTTCCCATATCCAAAGGAAACATTACGAAAAGCAATATCAAATTGAGAAAGCGGAATGTTCCTCCCTGCTTCGTCTATAAATTCGGCTTTTTGAATCTGCTCTAATTTATCCATAGAGGTTTCAATCAACCCTAATGTGTGAACAGAATCGTTGATACTTTCTACACCACCAAAAATCATAAATGCGAACATGGATACCATGAGGAAGATAGGAAGCGTCATAGCTTCGTCAATCGTTAGTATTCCCGCAATTAAAATTAAAGCAATGGACGCAGCTTTCAAAGCTAATAAATGCAAACAGTTAAACGGTACAAAACCATTCATAATTTTGATGTTGATATTTTTATGTTCGTCGCTGGCAGTTTTCCATTCTTCGATAGAAACACCCTCTTGACCAAATGATTTTACAACAGGCAAGCCATGTATATATTCAATGGCTGCGTCAGTCAATGTTTCCTGTGATTTCTGTTTTGTCGGTGCATTAGATCGGCTTTTACGGCTGATTCCATTCAACGCAAGAGCTGATAAGACAGCTCCGACGATACACGAAATGCCCGCAGCAGGACACACAAACAACAAGAACAATATAATTGCAATCAGATTGATATAGCCGTTTACAACGGAATCTATCATTTTCATTCCTTGCAGTTCAACATTGGATATATCTGTGGTAATGGCTGTGAGAATATCCCCGATACTGTTTTTCCCAAAGTAGCCAAGTGAAACCCTCTTGAGAATATTACCAATCTCTAAGCGTTCTTTTGCTGCAATTTCATAACCGATACTTTCCTGTAATTTAGCTTTCCAGTAAGAAAAAAGTACCGCAGTAAAATAGATATAACAATCCCTGCAAAGGAGAGCCAAGCAATATCCCAACTGATCGGCGCAACTCCCCGCATATCATCTATAACCTGCCCTAAAACCCATGCCGCAAGGACTGTCGGTATTGCCGTACACCATGTTCCTAAAAAAGAGCATACAAAACCAATGTACAGACGTTTCTTATAATTACCAGCCCAATCTAAGAGACTTTTGAGTGTATGGAACATATTATCTGCCTCCTTTCTGAACCTGTGATACAGCCCAATTTTTTGCACCTATATGTGCTTCCCACATAGAACGGTACAACGGGCAATTTTCAAGCAGATAGCCCTGTGTTCCGCTGTCAATAATCTGTCCTTTTCTTAGAATGATGATATTGTCAGCGTTTTGTATTGTAGAAAGCCTATGCGCAATTACAAGCAGGGTTTTTCCTTTTGTCAATGCTGCAATCGACTTTTGAATCTTGTCCTCATTTTGTGGATCAGTAAATGCGGTGGCTTCGTCCAAAATAATGATTGGCGCATTTTTCAATATTGCCCTTGCAATAGATATTCGTTGTTTTTCACCACCCGAAAGAGATTTCCCGGCTTCTCCTGCAGGAGTGTTATATCCTTTTTCTAACCCACGGATAAATTCATCACAGCAAGCCGCCCTTGCTGCTGCATAGACTTCTTCATCTGTCGCTTTGGGATTCCCCAGCCTTATATTTTCCATTAAGGAACAGTTAAAAAGAAAATTGTCCTGTGTAACAAAGCTAACAAAATCGGCAAGCTGCTTAATTGGAATGTCCTTTATGTCTGTCCCGCTAATCGCAATTTTCCCGCTTGATACGTCCCAAAACCGGGCAATCAGTTTAGCAACCGTAGATTTGCCGCCACCCGACGGACCGACTAAAGCGGTAAAAGTACCTTCCGGCATTTCTAAATTCAAATGCTCTAACACATTGTCCGAATTATTCCCTGTGTATGAAAACGCAACATCATGAAACGTAATATCATACTTCCGGGGACTAACTTTTTCTTTTTTATCCGGTAGTACGTCCATATCAAGAAGTTCTTTTGAGCCTTCCACTGAATACTGCATAGCCTTAATCTCAGTAATGAAGGCGGTAGTTTTAATCAGCGGGGGCAACAGACTTAATGCAAGCACCAAGCATATTGTAAGTTCTACGGGTGTAATTGCTCCTATCTTATACAAGATTACACCAATAGGCAGCGTCCCTAAAAATGTGGTAGGAAGAATAGAAAAAATCAAATTCATAGACTTCCAAGAGCTTTGAAACCAGTCAAGCGTGTAATCCTTGAATGAGTTCACCGCATTTGCAAATTTTGCATAAGAACTGGTACTTTGATTGAAAGTTTTGACAACCTCAATTCCTTCTACATATTCAATGATAACGCTGTTTACATGATCGTTTGCTTTCATATATTCCGTGTATTTTGTGTTAAAGGCTTTCATGGATGCCATCATTGGAGCAGCAGCAAAAGGAAGCGTTGCCATAGAAGCTAATGCCATGCGCCAGTCGATAGAGAGAAGATAGCCAAAGATCAATATGACAAGCACAAGATTTCCACCCAATTCGGGGATCATATGCGCTAAAGGACGCTCAACCCCTTCTACCTTATCCAGCATAATACTTTTCAAATGACCGATTGCATTTCCCGTTACATTTCCCAGCGGCGCACGCATAAGCCGGTCAGCAATTTTCAACCGTAGCCCATAAAGGATATGGTAGGACAAATCATGTGATACTGCCGTTGAGATTCCGAAAAACACAATTTGGGTTACATAGCCGCACAATCCAACACCGCACCAGAAAATCAGTGTTTCCATGCTGGGCGTTCCAAAAAGGAACATGGAAATAATCTGATAAAGGCAAAAGTAGGGAATAAAACTTCCTGCAACACTGATAAGCGAGCAGAGGATGGACAATAGCATTTTCCCTTTACATGGCGCAACAAAATTAAAGAGGGTATGCAGCCAACTTTCTTGATTTTTGTTGTCGTTCATAATCAAACTCCTT encodes the following:
- a CDS encoding ABC transporter ATP-binding protein; amino-acid sequence: MNDNKNQESWLHTLFNFVAPCKGKMLLSILCSLISVAGSFIPYFCLYQIISMFLFGTPSMETLIFWCGVGLCGYVTQIVFFGISTAVSHDLSYHILYGLRLKIADRLMRAPLGNVTGNAIGHLKSIMLDKVEGVERPLAHMIPELGGNLVLVILIFGYLLSIDWRMALASMATLPFAAAPMMASMKAFNTKYTEYMKANDHVNSVIIEYVEGIEVVKTFNQSTSSYAKFANAVNSFKDYTLDWFQSSWKSMNLIFSILPTTFLGTLPIGVILYKIGAITPVELTICLVLALSLLPPLIKTTAFITEIKAMQYSVEGSKELLDMDVLPDKKEKVSPRKYDITFHDVAFSYTGNNSDNVLEHLNLEMPEGTFTALVGPSGGGKSTVAKLIARFWDVSSGKIAISGTDIKDIPIKQLADFVSFVTQDNFLFNCSLMENIRLGNPKATDEEVYAAARAACCDEFIRGLEKGYNTPAGEAGKSLSGGEKQRISIARAILKNAPIIILDEATAFTDPQNEDKIQKSIAALTKGKTLLVIAHRLSTIQNADNIIILRKGQIIDSGTQGYLLENCPLYRSMWEAHIGAKNWAVSQVQKGGR